A window of Halobellus sp. LT62 contains these coding sequences:
- the gcvH gene encoding glycine cleavage system protein GcvH, producing the protein MSFDVPTDRRYTESHEWIAPTDGTYRVGITDFAQDELGDIVFVELPAEGTDLDEGEEYGVVESIKAVSDVYVPVSGTVAAVNEALTDAPELINDDPYGDGWLIELENVDEAAVEELLDADAYEEQTE; encoded by the coding sequence ATGAGTTTTGACGTACCGACAGACCGACGCTACACGGAATCGCACGAATGGATCGCACCGACCGACGGGACCTACCGCGTCGGCATCACCGACTTCGCGCAGGACGAACTGGGCGACATCGTCTTCGTCGAACTCCCCGCGGAGGGGACCGACCTCGACGAGGGCGAGGAGTACGGCGTCGTCGAGTCGATCAAGGCCGTCTCCGACGTCTACGTTCCCGTTTCGGGGACCGTTGCGGCGGTCAACGAGGCGCTGACGGACGCGCCGGAGTTGATCAACGACGACCCGTACGGCGACGGCTGGCTGATCGAACTCGAAAACGTCGACGAGGCGGCCGTCGAGGAACTCCTCGACGCCGACGCCTACGAGGAGCAGACGGAATGA
- the gcvT gene encoding glycine cleavage system aminomethyltransferase GcvT, whose amino-acid sequence MSPKRPPLAAVHEAAGARTTEFGGWEMPVQFDSIRAEHAAVRESAGIFDVSHMGEVYVDGPDAAELMDRLTTNDVASLEPGGAQYACILREDGVILDDTVVYDLPAQSGYLFVPNAGHNEQMTARWREAAAEHGLDVTVTDSTDDRGMVAVQGPEAIDRVEEVAADPIADVPRFGARRSEIDGVDALVARTGYTGEDGVEIVFDAEESEAVWAAFDDVRSCGLGARDTLRLEAGLLLSGQDFHPADEPRTPVEAGLGFAVDESGEFVGSDALERLRSEGTEEKLVGIELRERGVPRHGCPVVVDGDEVGRVTSGTMSPTLDLPIALAYVDTEHAEESTPVSVEIRGEGREATITDQRFLQRRRSN is encoded by the coding sequence ATGTCGCCGAAGCGACCGCCGCTCGCTGCCGTTCACGAGGCGGCCGGCGCACGGACGACCGAGTTCGGCGGCTGGGAGATGCCCGTCCAGTTCGACTCGATCCGGGCCGAGCACGCGGCGGTCCGAGAATCGGCCGGGATCTTCGACGTGAGCCATATGGGGGAGGTGTACGTCGACGGCCCCGACGCCGCCGAACTGATGGACCGGCTGACGACCAACGACGTCGCGTCGTTGGAACCGGGAGGTGCGCAGTACGCGTGTATCCTCCGTGAAGACGGCGTCATCCTCGACGACACCGTCGTCTACGATCTGCCCGCGCAGTCGGGGTACCTGTTCGTCCCGAACGCCGGCCACAACGAACAGATGACGGCGCGCTGGCGCGAGGCGGCCGCCGAGCACGGCCTCGACGTGACAGTAACCGACAGCACGGACGACCGCGGGATGGTCGCCGTGCAGGGCCCGGAGGCGATCGACCGCGTCGAGGAGGTCGCCGCCGATCCGATCGCCGACGTGCCGCGGTTCGGCGCGCGGCGGAGCGAGATCGACGGCGTCGACGCGCTGGTCGCGCGGACCGGCTACACCGGCGAGGACGGCGTCGAGATCGTCTTCGACGCCGAGGAGTCCGAAGCGGTCTGGGCCGCCTTCGACGACGTCCGATCCTGCGGGCTCGGCGCTCGCGACACGCTCCGGCTCGAGGCCGGACTGCTTCTCTCCGGGCAGGACTTCCACCCCGCGGACGAGCCGCGAACGCCCGTCGAGGCGGGGCTCGGCTTCGCCGTCGACGAGAGCGGCGAGTTCGTCGGCAGCGACGCGCTCGAACGCCTCCGGAGCGAAGGAACCGAGGAGAAACTCGTCGGAATCGAACTCCGCGAGCGCGGCGTCCCCCGCCACGGCTGCCCGGTCGTCGTCGACGGCGACGAGGTCGGCCGCGTGACCAGCGGAACGATGAGCCCGACGCTCGATCTGCCGATCGCGCTCGCCTACGTCGATACGGAGCACGCCGAGGAGAGCACCCCTGTCAGCGTCGAAATCCGCGGCGAGGGACGCGAGGCAACGATCACTGACCAGCGGTTTCTGCAGCGACGCCGATCGAACTGA
- a CDS encoding iron-containing alcohol dehydrogenase family protein — translation MTDSLKMWNAPNRMLFGWGAASEIGTYVAQFDAERAFVVTDEGVAQAGVLEPIVDAIEDAGGASDVWTGVRPDPTDEVVHEAADAYDDADADLIIGVGGGSSIDTAKAASILATNDGHILDYKGSGNVPNQPPPSIYVPTTAGTGSEVGHWTIVKDADTDIKEEIGDVKLLADLALVDPELTASAPAPIKAATGMDVLTHAVEAYVSIKAQSQTSAIALDSIESVGEHLPRAVEYRGGDREALTEMARASMQAGMAFNGAGLGAVHAISHQVGGAFGVPHGLANAIILPYVMEYNLPQVPELMVDVAEALGEDVDRSNPAAVEGYKAVRATRRLADSVRIPETLEETAAERDAVTRLAEQASDDGSLTGNPRATAVEDLAGILESAFDGDLEYEERI, via the coding sequence ATGACAGACTCACTGAAGATGTGGAACGCCCCGAACAGGATGCTCTTCGGTTGGGGTGCCGCATCGGAGATCGGAACGTACGTAGCACAGTTCGACGCCGAGCGGGCCTTCGTCGTGACCGACGAGGGCGTCGCGCAGGCGGGCGTCCTCGAGCCGATCGTCGACGCGATCGAGGACGCGGGCGGAGCGTCCGACGTCTGGACCGGCGTCCGACCGGATCCGACCGACGAAGTCGTCCACGAAGCGGCCGACGCCTACGACGACGCCGACGCGGACCTCATCATCGGCGTCGGCGGCGGCTCTTCGATCGACACCGCGAAAGCCGCGAGTATCCTCGCGACGAACGACGGTCATATTCTCGATTACAAAGGCAGCGGTAACGTCCCGAATCAGCCGCCGCCGAGCATCTACGTCCCGACGACGGCGGGGACCGGAAGCGAGGTCGGCCACTGGACCATCGTGAAGGACGCCGACACCGACATCAAAGAGGAGATCGGTGACGTGAAACTGCTGGCTGACCTGGCGCTCGTCGATCCCGAACTGACCGCCAGTGCGCCCGCGCCGATCAAGGCCGCGACCGGGATGGACGTGCTCACGCACGCCGTGGAGGCCTACGTTTCGATCAAGGCGCAGAGCCAGACCTCCGCGATCGCGCTGGATTCGATCGAGTCCGTGGGCGAACACCTCCCGCGGGCGGTCGAGTACCGCGGCGGCGACCGCGAGGCGCTCACCGAGATGGCCCGCGCGAGTATGCAGGCCGGAATGGCGTTCAACGGGGCCGGACTCGGTGCGGTACACGCCATCTCCCACCAGGTCGGCGGCGCGTTCGGCGTCCCGCACGGGTTAGCGAACGCGATCATCCTCCCGTACGTGATGGAGTACAACCTTCCCCAAGTTCCGGAGCTGATGGTCGACGTCGCCGAGGCGCTCGGCGAGGACGTCGACCGTTCGAATCCCGCCGCAGTCGAGGGCTACAAGGCCGTTCGCGCGACCCGCAGGCTGGCAGACTCGGTTCGTATCCCGGAGACGCTCGAAGAGACGGCCGCCGAACGCGACGCCGTCACCCGACTGGCCGAACAGGCGTCCGACGACGGCAGCCTCACCGGGAACCCGCGGGCGACGGCCGTCGAGGATCTCGCGGGCATCCTCGAGAGCGCCTTCGACGGCGATTTGGAGTACGAGGAACGGATCTGA
- a CDS encoding M81 family metallopeptidase: MTETVVVARIKHETNTFSSLSTGFEAFESTSHFVCEEIVPEFRGTNTDLGGFLRVADEEGWEVVPTVAANATPGGVVTADALDSFLDRLLSGIDAHDPDAVLLGLHGAMVSERDRDGDGYILERVREAAGDDVPVMATLDLHANISERMRAHADGLFGYDTYPHVDIGDTGETAARAMAATLNGELDPTIVVERAPLLPPLPVLQTADEPMASLLDAASEAESAQVPDVSVFGGFANADVPEAGFSVVGVTDESRTDETRAACADIASDAADRRHEFDRTYTDVDEAVTEASEWDASDGPLVLADIADNPGGGSAEDGTVILEALLDAGVEDVALAAIYDPAAVDVAVEAGVGSSVTLELGGHIEDNGDPIAVDAYVRSLSDGTYRNQGPMSTGLQVSFERTAVLEIGGIDVIVGSHRQQPYDPEVFRSQGITPERQRVLVLKSTVHYRAAFEPIAGEIREVSAPGLCSPDLSSFSYEHVERPKYPLDGD, translated from the coding sequence ATGACCGAGACCGTCGTCGTCGCCCGGATCAAACACGAGACGAACACGTTCTCGTCGCTGTCGACGGGGTTCGAGGCGTTCGAGTCGACCTCTCACTTCGTCTGCGAGGAGATCGTCCCCGAGTTCCGCGGCACGAACACGGATCTCGGCGGGTTCCTCCGCGTCGCCGACGAGGAGGGCTGGGAGGTCGTCCCGACGGTGGCGGCGAACGCGACGCCCGGAGGCGTCGTCACCGCCGACGCGCTCGATAGCTTCCTCGATCGGTTGCTCTCGGGGATCGACGCGCACGATCCCGACGCCGTCCTGTTGGGACTCCACGGCGCGATGGTGAGCGAGCGCGACCGCGACGGCGACGGGTACATCCTCGAGCGCGTGCGCGAGGCCGCCGGCGACGACGTCCCGGTGATGGCGACGCTCGATCTGCACGCGAATATCTCCGAACGGATGAGGGCCCACGCCGACGGCCTCTTCGGGTACGACACGTACCCGCACGTCGACATCGGCGACACCGGCGAGACGGCCGCGCGGGCGATGGCCGCGACGCTGAACGGCGAGTTGGATCCCACGATCGTCGTCGAGCGCGCGCCGCTTTTGCCGCCGCTTCCGGTGCTCCAGACCGCCGACGAGCCGATGGCGTCACTGCTGGATGCCGCGTCCGAGGCCGAGTCCGCGCAGGTACCCGACGTCTCCGTCTTCGGCGGCTTCGCCAACGCGGACGTCCCCGAAGCGGGGTTCAGCGTCGTCGGCGTCACCGACGAATCTCGCACGGACGAGACGCGCGCCGCCTGCGCCGACATCGCGAGCGACGCCGCCGACCGACGCCACGAGTTCGATCGGACGTACACGGACGTCGACGAGGCGGTCACAGAGGCGAGCGAGTGGGACGCGAGCGACGGCCCGCTCGTCCTCGCCGACATCGCGGACAACCCCGGCGGCGGGAGCGCCGAGGACGGGACCGTGATCCTCGAAGCGCTGCTCGACGCGGGCGTCGAGGACGTCGCCCTCGCCGCCATCTACGACCCGGCGGCGGTCGACGTCGCAGTCGAGGCGGGCGTCGGCTCGTCGGTCACCCTCGAGTTGGGTGGACACATCGAAGACAACGGCGATCCGATCGCCGTCGACGCCTACGTCCGCTCGCTCTCGGACGGGACCTACCGAAATCAGGGACCGATGTCGACGGGGCTGCAGGTCTCTTTCGAGCGGACGGCGGTCCTCGAAATCGGCGGTATCGACGTGATCGTCGGTTCGCACCGCCAGCAGCCGTACGATCCGGAGGTGTTTCGGAGCCAGGGGATCACCCCAGAGCGCCAGCGCGTGCTGGTCCTGAAGAGCACCGTGCACTACCGGGCGGCCTTCGAGCCGATCGCCGGGGAGATCAGAGAGGTCTCCGCACCGGGGCTGTGTAGCCCCGACCTCTCGTCGTTCAGCTACGAGCACGTCGAGCGTCCCAAATATCCGCTCGACGGGGACTGA